Proteins from one Podospora pseudoanserina strain CBS 124.78 chromosome 1, whole genome shotgun sequence genomic window:
- the GCD11 gene encoding eukaryotic translation initiation factor 2 subunit gamma (BUSCO:EOG09261TPN; COG:J; EggNog:ENOG503NXAR), with product MSANDKFGNDIPESDSDSGESQVDIHDSDNDLLDKPKSALKKSAPAPVVQRPPLPPQTDPKDLDIKSLTPLTAEIIARQATINIGTIGHVAHGKSTVVKAISGVQTVRFKNELIRNITIKLGYANAKIYKCDSPECPRPTCYRSYKSEKEVDPPCEREGCTGTYRLLRHVSFVDCPGHDILMSTMLSGAAVMDAALLLIAGNESCPQPQTSEHLAAIEIMKLDKIIILQNKVDLMREEAAKQHHESILKFIRGTVAGKSPIIPISAQLKFNIDAINDAIVNTIPIPPRDFSMDPHMIVIRSFDVNKPGAEIEELKGGVAGGSVLHGLLKLGDEIEIRPGIVTRDERGDLKCTPIFSRIVSLNSEANELKYAVPGGLIGVGTRIDPTLCRADRLVGFVLGLKGRLPDIYSEIEVNFYLLRRLLGVKTADGKQAKVDKLAKNEVIMVNIGSTSTGAKVVAIKKDAAKLQLTSPACTKIGEKVALSRRIEKHWRLIGWATIAAGVTVEPVTA from the exons atgtcGGCCAACGACAAATTCGGTAACGATATCCCCGAGTCGGATTCAGACTCCGGCGAGTCCCAGGTCGATATCCATGATTCCGACaacgacctcctcgacaagccCAAGTCGGCCCTGAAGAAGAGTGCCCCTGCCCCAGTTGTCCAGAGACCACCTCTGCCCCCTCAAACAGACCCGAAGGACCTCGACATCAAGAGCCTTACCCCCCTCACAGCCGAGATTATTGCGCGGCAAGCGACCATCAACATCGGTACCATCGGCCACGTCGCTCACGGAAAGTCCACAGTCGTCAAGGCCATCTCTGGCGTCCAGACCGTTCGTTTCAAGAACGAACTGATCCGCAACATTACCATCAAGCTGGGTTACGCCAACGCCAAGATCTACAAGTGCGATAGCCCAGAATGCCCGAGGCCGACATGCTACAGGAGCTACAAGAgcgagaaggaggttgaccCTCCTTGCGAGCGTGAGGGCTGCACGGGAACTTACAGACTGTTGCGCCATGTCTC CTTTGTTGATTGCCCCGGTCACGATATTCTCATGAGTACCATGTTGTCAGGTGCTGCCGTCATGGAcgccgcccttcttctcattgCCGGTAACGAATCTTGCCCTCAGCCTCAAACCTCTGAGCATTTGGCCGCCATCGAGATTATGAAGTTGGACAAGATCATCATTCTCCAGAACAAGGTCGATCTTATGAGAGAAGAGGCTGCCAAGCAGCACCACGAGTCTATTCTCAAGTTCATCAGAGGCACAGTCGCTGGCAAGTCGCCAATTATCCCCATTTCGGCCCAGCTCAAGTTTAAcatcgacgccatcaacGACGCTATCGTCAAtaccatccccatccctccgAGAGATTTCTCCATGGACCCCCACATGATCGTCATTCGGTCATTCGACGTCAACAAGCCCGGTgccgagattgaggagcttaagggtggtgttgctggtggttcCGTTCTTCACGGTCTGCTCAAGCTCGGTGACGAGATTGAGATCCGCCCCGGTATCGTTACTCGCGACGAGAGGGGTGATCTCAAGTGTACGCCCATTTTCAGCCGTATTGTGTCTCTCAACTCTGAGGCCAACGAGCTGAAGTACGCCGTTCCCGGCGGTCTTATTGGTGTCGGTACCCGCATCGACCCTACCCTCTGCAGAGCCGATCGTCTTGTCGGTTTCGTCCTCGGTCTCAAGGGCCGCCTCCCCGACATCTACAGTGAGATCGAGGTCAACTtctacctcctccgccgcctcctcggtGTCAAGACGGCCGACGGCAAGCAGGCCAAGGTCGACAAGCTTGCGAAGAACGAGGTTATCATGGTCAACATTGgttccacctccaccggtGCCAAGGTTgttgccatcaagaaggatgCTGCCAAGCTCCAGCTTACATCTCCTGCTTGCACAAAGATTGGCGAGAAGGTTGCGCTTAGCAGACGTATCGAGAAGCATTGGCGTCTCATTGGTTGGGCTACCATCGCTGC TGGCGTAACGGTCGAGCCTGTCACCGCTTAA
- a CDS encoding hypothetical protein (EggNog:ENOG503NZQY) yields MGLDEKKRPTALNLAPIRTKSAGSISSTDSSSTSSSLAKPPRTPRFAEATAVNSPIEPRLGPFSDKHEITQAQPGDVGFGYIGNRGSTVPMTPKSPLKSAMRVPGTPGRGLTNPLSPTFREEENLESREKITEKDQARDLKIKTRVRMAKFALRGVNFSCSLIILSMISASFAIFNATKALAPMSGLPAWSNNTNTWPQKVVLACAGVSLIICVCVFVGYCRGGHRRAEKVGVYYTLFAVGWFIFSMAMWAAAAGILQHSKSNSGNQDMWGWACVENRRSELFGGQVDYALVCRLQDWTLICIIIELVVEIISITLYSVVFYRYWSKRKLHKSMDMRDKARSDLYLAQLRSQSAPNTPGFGPKSPAFSQYALSPRFPPTTYKSLGDIQENTSDSPFTPGGNNLVVPQSNFTPQQAAFKLQAPPTKANPATPSTPKSGYKPPTAADLSPSSITAPAFPAPTVQHAPMVEGEQQYEAVPIPGAYAGQAIKSPPPVQTTFNLPR; encoded by the exons ATGGGTCTCGACGAAAAGAAGCGGCCAACGGCCTTGAACCTCGCACCGATCCGGACCAAGTCAGCCGGCTCCATCTCTTCTACAGACTcctcatccacatcctcgtCTTTGGCCAAGCCTCCCAGGACACCACGGTTCGCCGAAGCTACAGCAGTAAACTCACCTATCGAGCCGAGATTGGGGCCCTTTTCTGACAAACACGAAATCACTCAGGCGCAGCCAGGAGATGTTGGATTTGGTTATATCGGAAACAGGGGATCAACAGTACCAATGACGCCAAAGTCGCCCTTGAAGAGCGCCATGAGAGTACCAGGCACACCCGGCAGGGGATTGACAAATCCCCTGAGCCCCACCTTCAGAGAAGAGGAGAACCTGGAGTCGCGGGAGAAGATCACAGAGAAGGATCAGGCTAGGGATTTG AAAATCAAGACCAGAGTAAGAATGGCCAAGTTCGCCCTCCGTGGTGTCAACTTCAGCTGCTCCCTGATTATCTTGTCCATGATCTCGGCCTCTTTCGCCATTTTCAATGCCACCAAGGCTCTTGCACCTATGAGCGGTCTTCCGGCTTggtccaacaacaccaacacctgGCCTCAGAAGGTCGTTCTCGCCTGTGCTGGTGTCTCGCTCATCATCTGCGTTTGTGTCTTTGTTGGCTACTGCCGTGGTGGTCACAGGAGAGCGGAGAAGGTCGGCGTCTATTACACTCTGTTCGCGGTCGGCTGGTTCATTTTCAGTATGGCTATGTGGGCTGCGGCCGCCGGAATCCTCCAGCActccaagtccaacagcGGTAACCAGGATATGTGGGGATGGGCCTGCGTCGAAAACCGTCGATCCGAACTCTTTGGCGGCCAAGTCGACTACGCCCTTGTCTGCCGCCTCCAGGACTGGACTCTTATTTGCATCATTATCGAGTTGGTGGTCGAGATCATCAGCATAACGCTTTACAGCGTCGTCTTTTACCGATACTGGTCGAAGAGGAAGCTTCACAAGTCGATGGACATGCGCGACAAGGCCCGCTCCGATCTCTACCTCGCCCAGCTTCGCAGCCAGTCCGCCCCCAACACACCTGGCTTCGGCCCCAAGTCGCCCGCCTTCTCGCAATATGCTCTTTCCCCTCGCTTCCCGCCCACAACCTACAAGTCTCTGGGCGATATCCAGGAGAACACCTCCGATTCGCCTTTCACTCCTGGTGGCAACAACCTCGTTGTTCCTCAGTCCAACTTCACTCCCCAGCAGGCTGCCTTCAAACTCCAGGCCCCGCCTACCAAAGCTAACCCGGCTACTCCGTCAACACCAAAGTCCGGATACAAGCCACCAACGGCGGCCGATctttcaccctcctcgatcACCGCCCCTGCTTTCCCGGCACCTACAGTTCAGCATGCGCCAATGGTAGAGGGCGAGCAGCAGTACGAGGCGGTGCCCATCCCCGGTGCCTACGCCGGGCAAGCGATcaagtcaccaccacctgttCAGACAACATTCAACCTCCCACGATAA